Genomic segment of Tursiops truncatus isolate mTurTru1 chromosome 5, mTurTru1.mat.Y, whole genome shotgun sequence:
GGGGCCAGCGGGCAGGACGCCCTCTCCCACCTTGCTGAGGCCGTGCAGACCGGACTCAGGCCGGGATGGTGTCCTCAGGCCTGGGAGAGCCAGCGTGTGGCCTGAGCCGCCTGCATGGCTCACGTCACCACAGTGCCGTGGGGACATCGCCGCGGTgctcggggcgggggggggggggtgtctcacGGGTTGGCTCAGGCCTCTGTGGGCAGTCCCCGCGCAGCGGCCCTGAGCCCGCCCTGCAGGGGCCCCACCGACCCGAGCTCTGGCCAGGATGACACCGGGGTCTGTCCCCCCTCTGCAGGGGCTGGGGTCTTCTTCCTATCCTCGGCCGAGGGAGAGCAGATCAGTTTCCTGTTCGACTGCATTGTCCGTGGCATCTCCCCGACCAAGGGCCCCTTTGGGCTGCGGCCTGTTCTCCCAGGTGGGTGCCGGAGTTGGGGAGCCCGGCCTGGCGGGAGGGTCAGGTGGGCTGCTTGATCTCGGGCTCCCGGGGGCATTCGCCCTGGCACAGCCCCTCCTCCACGGGGTCTGAGCTGCTGGGACGCTCAGAGGCCGAGGCTTTCGGTTGGGACAATTACTGCAGCTGCACCAGGTGGGCCAGCAAGAGGCCCGAGCCCGGAGCCCCGAAGACCTTCTGAGCCGGCCCGTCTCCCAGACCTGGGCTGGGCCGTCGCCTGCGGTCTCTGGGGTCAAGGCTGGCTCCGTGGGAGCCAGGGTTCGGGCTGGAAGTCGCCTTGTGAGCTGGGGTCTCAGCGCATCGGGTTGGCAGGTGCCAGGGCTGCATGAGCTGGCCTGGCCTTGTCTCCCACTTCCCTGGCTGTGGCTGGGACACTGCTCTTCAAGagtcctggaccagggatggcgCTGGCCCGCGGAGGGCCACGCTACCTGGGCATTTCTTCCCTCGGGGAGGCCGGGGAGGCCCAAGCCCATGGCAGGGACAAAGGCTGACCTTGTCATCGCAGCTTCCTTTGACCGAGGCCCTCCAGGTGGGTGGTACCCAGGGTCACCGATACTCCCCTCGCCCCAGTGAAGCAGCGCTTGTCCCCTTGTCCAGGTGGGAGACCAAGGCCTGTGGCCGGGCAGCAGGTGGTCAGTGAGCTCACATCCGTGGCCTCCTTGCATGGGCACCATAGCCAGGTCGGGGGCAGGTGGACCTCCTAGGGAGACAGGGGCTGGCGAGGCTGGCGACGTGCCAGGTCCCCTTTCTCCCAGCGTGGGCCCCTCAGCCCCGCAACCCCCAAGCGGGcccggggggcggggtggggggcgggctggggaggaaggaggcagtTCCTGTGACCGGAGCCTCGCCGCCCGGGCTCTGCTGGGTGGTGCGGCAGCGCCCTCTGCTGGCGGCTTACCGCATTGCAGCCGCAGGCAGTGGTGTGGGTGGCCGGGATTAGAAGGGGGCGGGCGTGGATGGGGCAGGTGTGGACAGCGGGGGTGTGGACAGCTGGGGTGTGGACGGGGCTGGTGGGTCCCTGCTCGCTGAGCCTGGCCGGTGTCGTGTTGAAAGCCTGTGATCTTTGGGGACTTTTGAGATGTGGCCTCCACTGGGTCAGCAGCCTTAACACTCTGAGATTTGGGGGTGTCTTCTCAAGCTGACCGCTGCTCGGTCAGACGCACTTGGGCACCAGAGGCAGGACCTGCCTCACAtacagtggggagggggagggggagaagacagAGTTCCGGGGTCCACCCTGCCCCAAGCGCGTCCTGTGCGTTCCCACCTTGGTCCCATTGCGCGTGGTGTGCACTGTCTCTGCTCCCACGTTTTGCAGTCATGGCTGAGGTTCGGGGAGGGCAAGTGGTGGGGCTGTGAGTTCGTCCAGTGCCAGCGTCCTGCTGCCTCACCAGCAGCAGGAGGGTGTGCCAGTGTCCTGGTCCACTGCAGGGACTGTCCACTTTGGGGCACGGGACATCTGCTGGTGGTCAGGGGGGGCTGTCCTTGGGCCCAGGACACAGGATGATGGCCGGGGACCTGGACGGGGGTGGTTTGGGTACCCTGAGCTTGGTGTCTGGCAGCTGGGGTGCTGGcgtggggaggagctggggctcCCAGGGGCTCTGTCGTGGTGCTGCGACTGGACCGAGGTCCACACAGCCCTGTCAGTGCTGGGGTAACTGTGATGTCCTGAGCAGTGGGTGGGCCGCGGGGACAGGGCTGGGGACGCCTCCTCGCTGACCGTCCCCTCTGCTGCAGACCTGAGCGCCGGGGGCCCTGCCATGGAGGAGCGCGTGGCCCAGGAGGCCCTGGAAGCCCTGCGGCTGGAGAAGCGGCTCAGCCTTCTCTCCCACTCCGGCTGGCCGGGCAGCGCAGGTAGGGCCATGGCCTGGGCCGTGAGGGGGGGCCAGTGGCCCTGGGGCCGCAGCTCTCCCTTTAAGGCAACCTCCCAGCTCCTGTTCGTTCATTCATGCCCCTCCCTCTGTGGGTCCATTCGTTCTCTCACTTGTGATGCCACACTCACTAAGCTCGGGCCTGGATGCTGGTGCCCCGTGGGTGCCGGCTGGGGGGTTGGGTTCGAATTCCTTCCCAGCCACCGGGGTGTGGCCTGGTGAGGCTGTGGCTTCACCGTCTGTGCCCACACAGAAGGCTCAGGGGTGCTGGCTGCCGGGAGCGAGGCCCCTCAGCTGCTGTGCTCCGCGGGGAGACGGACAGAAAGGGCCGGCAGGCCCTCGAGGGGACGCTGCAGCTCccgggggtggtgggtggggggctGCACCGGGGTCTCCTGGGCCAGAGGCGGGGGAGCTCCGCGGGCCCTTTGTCCTGTGTGATTGTCGCCAGTCCCACGGGTGCAGAGTGGGGACGGCAGCCTCTCCGTCCAGGCCCCTAGAGCCGGGGGCTCAGGTGCGCAAGGGCCGCCGCCTTCCCGGAGGAAGGGCTCACGTCTGGTTCCCAGGGGGACGgcagggaggggactggtgtGGGCGAAGGGGCCGTCCTGGGTGACGCTGGGCGTGGAGGTCCAGGCAGGGTGTGGGTCAGCCGTCCCAGGGTGGCGACTGGAGACCGGAGAGCGCAGGCCCTCAGCAGGGCGGGGGCGTGGGGGGGCTAGACGTCAGCTCCCACCGaggctccccagcccaccccgggCAGCCCAAGCCCCACAGGAGTCTCAGCCCCCGACTCTCCGTTCAGGGGACGACCGCAGCCTGTCCAGCTCGTCGTCAGAGGCCAGCCACTCAGACGTCAGCGCCAGCAGCCGGCTCGTGCCCTGGCCAGAGCCGTCCCCGTCCTCGGCGTGCGCGTCGCCGGAGGGTCTCGGGCTGGCGGCCGCCCAGGCCCCCGGGGAAGCCGCAGCAGGTGCCTCGAGGCCACCCCCCAGGCCGCTGCGGCCACGGCAGCTGCAGGAGGTCGGCCGCCAGAGCTCCTCGGACAGCGGCATCGCCACGGGCAGCCACTCCTCCTACTCGGGCAGCTTCTCGTCCTTCGCAGGCAGCAGCCTGGACGTGTGGCGCGGGGCCGAGGAGCTGGGCTCTCTGCTCAGCCTGCCGGGA
This window contains:
- the DOK7 gene encoding protein Dok-7 isoform X6, with the protein product MTEAALVEGHVKLRDGKKWKSRWLVLRKPSPVADLSAGGPAMEERVAQEALEALRLEKRLSLLSHSGWPGSAGDDRSLSSSSSEASHSDVSASSRLVPWPEPSPSSACASPEGLGLAAAQAPGEAAAGASRPPPRPLRPRQLQEVGRQSSSDSGIATGSHSSYSGSFSSFAGSSLDVWRGAEELGSLLSLPGGVVPEPGLCACAPGAAEYQVPSAPRPHYDTPRSLRQAARDQPPATQGSASDGAAGDSGGRLAAGCPSGWLGERRRGQATEAPSGPGEPWEAGAPHAGPPPALFSTCPVCGGLKVNAPP